A region from the Triticum aestivum cultivar Chinese Spring chromosome 3D, IWGSC CS RefSeq v2.1, whole genome shotgun sequence genome encodes:
- the LOC123080657 gene encoding glucan endo-1,3-beta-glucosidase GIV, whose product MPGMRGSAPVLALALLVGVFIAQAPAGVQSVGVCYGIIGNNLPPPSDVVQFYRLLGITNMRVYSVQLQALDALRGSGISLSLGTTNNDVAVLASSLSAAAAWVQANVKPYYRAAVDVRYISVGNELASDTAPSILAAMRNLNDALAAEGLGGAGAGIKVSTAVRLDVIANSFPPSAAVFAQPYMGDVARLLAATGAPLLANVYPYIAYRTSPRDIQLNYATFQPGATPVRDAGNGLMYTNLFDAMIDALYAALEKAGAPAVRVVVSETGWPSAGGFAATPENARAYNQGLIDHVARGTPKRPGPIEAYVFAMFNENMKPGDETERNFGLFYPNKLPVYPMRFA is encoded by the exons ATGCCGGGGATGCGCGGCTCTGCTCCGGTGCTTGCACTGGCGCTGCTCGTCGGAGTCTTCATCGCCCAGGCCCCTGCAG GTGTGCAATCCGTTGGCGTGTGCTACGGCATCATCGGAAACAACCTCCCGCCGCCGAGCGACGTGGTCCAGTTCTACAGATTGTTGGGGATCACCAACATGCGCGTCTACTCCGTCCAGCTCCAGGCGCTCGACGCGCTCCGCGGCTCCGGCATCAGCCTCAGCCTCGGCACCACCAACAACGACGTGGCCGTCCTCGCCAGcagcctctccgccgccgccgcctgggtgCAGGCCAACGTCAAGCCCTACTACCGCGCCGCCGTGGACGTGCGCTACATCTCCGTCGGCAACGAGCTTGCCAGCGACACCGCGCCGAGCATCCTGGCGGCCATGCGGAACCTCAACGACGCCCTGGCGGCCGAGGGCctcggcggcgccggcgccggcatcAAGGTGTCCACCGCGGTGAGGCTGGACGTGATCGCCAACTCCTTCCCGCCCTCCGCCGCCGTGTTCGCGCAGCCCTACATGGGCGACGTGGCCCGGCTCCTGGCCGCCACCGGCGCGCCGCTGCTCGCCAACGTGTACCCCTACATCGCCTACCGTACCAGCCCGCGCGACATCCAGCTCAACTACGCAACCTTCCAGCCGGGCGCGACGCCGGTTAGGGACGCGGGAAATGGGCTGATGTACACCAACCTCTTCGACGCCATGATCGACGCCCTGTACGCGGCGCTTGAGAAGGCAGGGGCGCCGGCCGTGAGGGTTGTGGTGTCGGAGACCGGGTGGCCGTCGGCCGGCGGGTTCGCGGCCACGCCGGAGAACGCGCGGGCATACAACCAGGGCCTGATCGACCATGTGGCCCGCGGCACACCCAAGAGGCCTGGGCCCATCGAGGCCTATGTGTTCGCCATGTTCAACGAGAACATGAAGCCCGGGGATGAGACGGAGAGGAACTTTGGGCTCTTCTACCCCAACAAATTGCCCGTGTACCCCATGAGATTCGCATGA